A window of Blautia argi genomic DNA:
TAATAAAAGAAAATACAAGTACAGGTATTGCGCTGATTGCGGTAAATGCAGAAGGAGATAATAGTATCATTGTTGTTTCGGGAGCAAATTCAGATTTATCTAAGCAAGATATCGATAATAATCTGGAGGCGATAAGGGATTGTGATATAGTGATTCTCCAATTAGAAGTGCCGTTGGAAACAGTATGTTATGCCGCAAAAATTGCAAAAGAAATGGGGAAGATGGTGATTTTGGATCCGGCTCCTGTACCAAAAGAATTTCCGGAGGAGCTTTATCAATATTTAGATATTATAAAGCCAAATGAAACAGAATTGGGAATGTTGACCGGAATAAAAGAACCGGAGAGTCATTTGAAAGAGGCGGTTGAGTGCTTGAGGGAGAAAGGTGTTCATAATATCATAGTAACCTTAGGCGAAAAGGGGGTTTATGTAGACTGTAAAACAATGAAAGCAGAATGGATACCTGCAATAAAAGTACATGCTGTGGATACAACAGCTGCCGGAGATTCTTTTACAGCAGCATTAGCCATTATGCTTGCGGAAGGAAAAAGTCTGAGAGAAGCAGTTATATTTGCAAACTATGTTTCGTCTATTGTGGTGACACGAAAAGGGGCACAGACTTCTATTCCTACCTTGGAAGAGGTGAGGTGTTATATCAAATTAAAGGAAACTGCACTATAGTTTTTAAAAAATAATTTTGTTTTCGGTTAGAGCAGGCGTTACATGCCAGTTCGTTTGCAAATGGTTTGACCCGACCGAAAAAATCGTGATAACAAATAAGTCTAAGACCCTCAGAGGCGGCTGCTTCTAGGGGTCTTGTTATTTTTGATGTCTTTTGTGCTTCATCTTATTTTTCCCGTCTGTCTTAAATTTTCTTTTGAAAATTTCCCAAATCCCGCAGAAAAAGAATGACGGAACAGCCCGGGAAATGTTATAATAGACACAATACAAAAAACAGAAAATTTTATATGGGAAGGAGCAGCATATGGGGAAACTTAAGGAAAGCTGCAGCCTGTGCGGCGGGAAGCTGAAAAACGGAATCTGTACAGAGTGTGGTATGGATAACCGTAAAAATGACAGTATGTATAAAAGTATGCTGAATCAGGGGGAACATTATTCGCTTAATACTGCACAGTCGCAGACAGCGGAACGGTCACAGAAAACACAGCCACAGACAGCAGAACAGTCCCGGAGGACGCAGCCGCAGCCAACAGAGCAGTGGCAGCAGGCAGAACAGTCGTACAGGACACAGTATCAGAAAGCAAAAACAGCAGAAAAGGCGGCAAAGGACAGTAGTCAGAAGAAATATCCGAATGCTTCCGGAAACAGAAATATATTTACGTCCGGGCAGCCTTATACACCGCGGCAGTTCACCGGTGCGCAGAAGGGAACAGGCAGAAAAAACGGAGGACTGACGGCGTTTTTTATCGGTATCTTTGCATTGGTTGTGATTTTGAGTCTGGTGGGAATTTTTGAGTCCCAAGAAAGTGAAGACTCCTTTGCAACAGATATTTATGTGGAGAATATACCGGAAGATACACCTGAAAATGGTCAGCGTCCCTCATATGGAGAGGAAGGCTTTGTGGACAATGCAGAAGAACAGCTTTCTCCCATAGGAGCTACCTGGGAAAAGGCGCTTCCGGCAGGACTGTATGTGGTGGGAAGCGACATTCCGGAAGGGGAATATACCATTTCAGGAGGAGAGGGAAATTCCTGCTTTATTCGAGATGTGAAGAACGGCATATATTCTTATTATTCCTTTGGGACACAGGAGTATGATGTGGAAATTGTAGAGAGCGAAAAGCTGTTTAGCGGTGCGGTTGTCAGCGTGACTGGATTTGCGCCTGTTGCTTTTTCCAGCAAGAATGCCCAGAGCGATGCCATGACAGCAAAAATCCCCAATCCGGTTACAGAGAGTGTGGAAATTGAGGCGGAGGCAATTGCTGGAAGAGATTTCCCGCCGGGAATTTATGATGTTGAAGTAATGGAAAACGATTTTGGAATCCTGCAGTTTTCCATGGAGGAGTATGAGGGTAAAGAGCCTCCTTTTCTGGATTCCTCTTTGCTTTTAGAGAAAAATCCCACAGAAAAAAATCCGGAATATTCTGATTCTTATAGAGGTGTTATATTTCCGGAAGGCACAAAGGTTACTACTGACATTACCGTAAAGCTGGTGCCATGCCCGGAGATTGCAGGAACGGATTATCTGGGGATTTATCAGCAGACAGAAACAGAAAATAAAGGACAGGAACAGGAATGAGCAAAAAAAGGAAAAAAAGACGGACAGCAGGAGATATCATACGGAATCTGGTGTTGATTCTGGCCATAGGCGTATTTGCATTCTCGGCATTTCAGCTTGGCAAGATTTTTCTTGAATATAAAGAAGGAACGGACGAATACAACAGAGTAAGAGAATATGTCACTGTAGCGGATACAGAAACAGAGGACAAAGAAGATGCAGAAAATAAGGAGCCGGAAGCGCCAAAGCCATTGCCGCCCCAGGTGGATTTTAACGGTTTAAAGGCAATCAATCCTGAGGTTATCGGTTGGATACAGATAGAAGGTACGTCTATCAGCTATCCCATTATGAAGGGAAAGGATAA
This region includes:
- the rbsK gene encoding ribokinase codes for the protein MKKILVIGSLNLDMTVQVDHTPAVGETILSNKMDMNAGGKGANQACALGKLGADVTMLGAVGKDMYADIQLNSLKAAGVHTDKIVIKENTSTGIALIAVNAEGDNSIIVVSGANSDLSKQDIDNNLEAIRDCDIVILQLEVPLETVCYAAKIAKEMGKMVILDPAPVPKEFPEELYQYLDIIKPNETELGMLTGIKEPESHLKEAVECLREKGVHNIIVTLGEKGVYVDCKTMKAEWIPAIKVHAVDTTAAGDSFTAALAIMLAEGKSLREAVIFANYVSSIVVTRKGAQTSIPTLEEVRCYIKLKETAL